One window of the Desulfobacterales bacterium genome contains the following:
- a CDS encoding carboxypeptidase regulatory-like domain-containing protein, producing the protein MKKIILLLSLIFIFGTSVAYAHKVNVFAYVQSGMIYTESYFPDGSPVSDGTIEIYDSSKNMLITGKTDKEGLFSCKIIKQDDLTIVINASMGHKSSFKLKKSDLGE; encoded by the coding sequence ATGAAAAAAATAATATTACTATTATCTTTAATTTTTATTTTTGGAACATCTGTCGCTTATGCCCATAAAGTAAATGTCTTTGCTTATGTTCAAAGCGGTATGATTTATACGGAAAGTTATTTCCCTGATGGTTCTCCTGTTTCTGATGGAACTATAGAAATTTACGATTCGTCAAAAAATATGTTAATTACAGGGAAGACAGATAAAGAAGGACTTTTTTCGTGTAAAATTATTAAACAAGATGATTTAACAATAGTAATTAATGCTTCAATGGGCCATAAATCAAGTTTTAAATTAAAAAAATCCGATTTAGGGGAATAA